Proteins encoded by one window of Dioscorea cayenensis subsp. rotundata cultivar TDr96_F1 chromosome 20, TDr96_F1_v2_PseudoChromosome.rev07_lg8_w22 25.fasta, whole genome shotgun sequence:
- the LOC120251792 gene encoding cinnamoyl-CoA reductase-like SNL6, producing the protein MMKPLLLTTNPFSYIYNQSLHSLKRCERPKNLRKEEEKKRRREEEMGVLRSMVSLGAEMEELRRTLRSEIAVSDAGAWKRGKDGMTVKETRDKCVEEGMMICVTSGVSFLGFALVNSLLSRGYFVKLLVETQEDLDKLREMDMFGEDRRDRVYAVMANLMDLESLCSAFEGCVAVFHTSAFTDPSGVSGYTVSIINHEIHLLVFNHERKKNEISTFML; encoded by the exons ATGATGAAACCTCTCCTCTTAACAACCAACCccttctcttatatatataaccaatccCTCCATTCCCTAAAGCGTTGTGAAAGACCAAAAAActtaaggaaagaagaagagaagaagagaagaagagaagaagagatgggTGTTTTAAGAAGTATGGTGAGCTTGGGGGCTGAGATGGAGGAGCTCCGGCGAACTCTACGGTCGGAGATCGCCGTCTCCGACGCCGGGGCTTGGAAGAGAGGGAAAGATGGGATGACAGTTAAAGAAACAAGAGATAAGTGTGTTGAAGAGGGCATGATGATTTGTGTCACAAGTGGAGTTTCATTTCTTGGATTTGCTCTTGTTAATTCTCTTCTTTCCCGGGGGTATTTTGTTAAACTTCTTGTTGAAACACAAg AGGATTTGGACAAACTTAGAGAGATGGACATGTTTGGAGAAGACAGGAGGGATAGGGTTTATGCAGTCATGGCTAACTTGATGGATTTGGAAAGCTTATGCTCTGCATTTGAAGGTTGTGTTGCTGTATTCCATACTTCAGCCTTCACTGATCCCTCTGGTGTCTCTGGTTATACAGTAAGTATCATTAATCATGAAATACACTTATTGGTATTTAATCAtgagaggaagaaaaatgaaatatcaaCTTTCATGTTGTAA